The proteins below are encoded in one region of Hordeum vulgare subsp. vulgare chromosome 3H, MorexV3_pseudomolecules_assembly, whole genome shotgun sequence:
- the LOC123441444 gene encoding disease resistance protein RGA5-like yields MAVSVVTGAINSVIDKLTGLLGDQVSSMLGKQVKLGIQYLRNELSSMKAVLLRLSDMEEHMDPHTKEWRDKVRNMSFEIEDCIDRFVQNRHNHGTSQGGLMKKAVGILKGIWDDLQISKEIEALKAMVAEESERRNRYNIDMCHPSPPPVPLDQGGLRAQYETARNLVGIDAPREKIFGWLMEQDPKPNVVVIFGIGGSGKTTLALEVYNKIQEPFDCRAFVSVSRTPNVKSLLKDILFQVNEKEYDKSEIWDLAQMILKIRNHLKDKRYLIVIDDIWSSSAWQHVKYALPIDNNKRSRMIATTRSKNVATACCADMDGHMYEAKLLSIDDSRSLFLGRIFPSNQCCPQDLREVADEILKKCGGLPLAIISIGSLLACKSRTVEVWLKIRKSVSSAVEKDSPIDQMKRILFLSYFDLPPHLKACLLYLSVFPEDYYIDSRFLIWKWMAEGLIHEENREDMEMLGESYLNELINRSMIQARKIGADGTTVKFCGVHDIVLDFITSQAAEDKFVTVLNDGKYPSKNIRWLSLHLNSSEAADLPIKDASLLRSLNIFGSSTVPRGKQLPRNCKALRVLNIEGVMKSKNHDIQHIGSFYQLKYLRITLDGKHTQRERPWDYRITGPRTAITELPEQIGNLHNLEVLDLRGCVIMKLPRTIVQLKKLVCLFLHGNSTPLPDEIGNLQCLEELSWINLCKASVRSIEGLGELTKLRALDITWISFGDGAFNDEDLMKVWASSLSKLLANSLRSLRFTQFKSSNFLDWWVFPSSSSPPPLRRLVLRGHIYFGFPTLPKQISSLINLTRLGISGVCEMGERGVNILASLPMLLSLTLRLRYGVQLGHAIGSQGFRCLVKFSLCAETCLKFEPGAMPKLQRLKLVLAKSDKYSPGGFVQG; encoded by the exons ATGGCAGTCAGCGTTGTCACGGGCGCCATTAACTCTGTCATCGACAAGCTAACTGGCCTGCTCGGCGACCAGGTCAGCAGCATGCTCGGCAAACAAGTCAAGCTTGGGATCCAGTACCTGAGAAATGAACTGAGCAGCATGAAAGCTGTCTTGTTGAGGCTCTCAGATATGGAGGAGCACATGGACCCGCACACCAAGGAGTGGAGGGACAAGGTGCGGAACATGTCGTTTGAGATCGAGGACTGCATCGATCGCTTCGTGCAGAACCGCCACAACCATGGAACCTCCCAGGGTGGTCTGATGAAGAAGGCCGTGGGTATCCTCAAGGGGATATGGGATGACCTCCAGATCAGCAAGGAGATCGAGGCGCTCAAGGCCATGGTCGCCGAGGAGAGCGAGCGGCGCAACCGGTACAACATTGACATGTGCCATCCGTCACCTCCACCTGTGCCCTTGGACCAAGGAGGGCTACGTGCACAATACGAGACGGCCAGAAATCTTGTGGGCATTGATGCACCCCGGGAGAAAATCTTTGGGTGGCTGATGGAGCAAGACCCGAAACCAAACGTGGTGGTCATCTTTGGGATTGGAGGCTCCGGCAAGACCACACTAGCTTTGGAGGTGTACAACAAGATCCAAGAACCATTTGATTGCAGGGCTTTCGTCTCCGTTTCTCGAACTCCTAACGTCAAGAGCCTTTTAAAAGATATCTTGTTTCAAGTCAATGAAAAAGAGTATGACAAGTCAGAAATATGGGATCTGGCGCAGATGATACTCAAGATCAGGAACCACCTGAAAGACAAGAG GTACTTAATTGTTATTGATGATATCTGGAGCTCATCAGCTTGGCAACATGTGAAATATGCCTTACCTATTGATAACAACAAACGAAGTAGAATGATTGCTACAACACGTAGTAAGAATGTGGCAACAGCATGTTGTGCTGACATGGATGGGCATATGTACGAAGCGAAGCTTTTAAGTATTGATGATTCCCGCAGTTTATTCCTTGGAAGAATATTCCCTTCTAACCAATGTTGTCCCCAAGACTTGAGAGAAGTAGCggatgaaattttgaagaaatgtgGTGGCTTGCCATTGGCCATAATCAGTATAGGCAGTTTACTAGCCTGCAAAAGTCGAACAGTTGAAGTCTGGTTGAAAATACGGAAATCTGTTTCTTCTGCAGTTGAGAAAGATTCTCCCATTGACCAAATGAAGAGAATATTATTTCTTAGTTATTTTGATCTTCCACCCCACTTAAAGGCTTGTTTGTTATACTTGAGTGTCTTTCCAGAGGATTATTACATTGACAGCAGATTTTTGATATGGAAATGGATGGCTGAAGGGTTAATCCATGAAGAAAATAGAGAAGATATGGAGATGCTCGGAGAAAGCTATTTAAATGAGCTTATCAACAGAAGCATGATCCAAGCAAGAAAGATTGGGGCGGATGGTACAACGGTGAAATTCTGTGGAGTTCATGATATTGTGTTGGATTTTATTACAAGCCAAGCTGCTGAAGACAAATTTGTCACTGTGTTGAATGATGGTAAATACCCTTCAAAGAATATTCGCTGGCTATCCCTCCACTTAAACTCTTCTGAAGCCGCAGATTTGCCAATAAAGGATGCATCTCTTCTTCGGTCACTAAATATATTTGGATCTAGTACTGTACCTAGAGGTAAGCAACTACCTCGAAATTGCAAAGCTTTGCGAGTGCTCAATATAGAAGGTGTTATGAAGTCTAAGAATCATGACATTCAAcatattggaagtttctatcaacTGAAGTACCTAAGGATCACGTTGGACGGAAAACATACACAAAGGGAAAGACCGTGGGATTACCGGATCACAGGCCCCAGAACAGCTATAACCGAGCTTCCAGAACAAATTGGCAACTTGCACAATCTAGAGGTATTAGATCTTAGAGGTTGTGTAATTATGAAACTACCAAGGACTATTGTTCAGTTAAAGAAACTCGTGTGCCTTTTTTTGCATGGAAATTCGACTCCACTGCCAGACGAAATTGGGAATCTGCAATGCTTGGAGGAGCTTTCATGGATCAATCTTTGTAAAGCATCTGTAAGGTCTATTGAAGGGCTTGGGGAGCTGACCAAACTAAGGGCACTTGATATTACATGGATATCATTTGGTGATGGAGCTTTCAATGATGAAGATCTCATGAAAGTGTGGGCGTCATCTCTCTCCAAACTCCTTGCAAACAGCCTACGTTCTTTGCGTTTCACTCAATTCAAAAGCTCTAACTTCTTAGATTGGTGGGTGTTTCCGAGTAGCTCCTCTCCTCCGCCTCTCCGGAGGCTAGTCCTTAGGGGACATATTTACTTTGGGTTCCCCACCTTACCAAAGCAGATCAGCTCCCTCATCAACCTCACTCGCCTTGGCATTTCAGGTGTATGTGAAATGGGAGAGAGGGGAGTCAATATCCTCGCAAGTCTACCGATGTTGCTTTCTCTTACACTGCGTTTGCGCTATGGTGTACAACTAGGGCATGCAATCGGCAGCCAAGGATTCCGGTGTTTAGTGAAGTTTAGCTTGTGTGCGGAGACCTGCTTGAAGTTTGAGCCAGGAGCTATGCCAAAGCTCCAGAGGTTAAAACTAGTCTTGGCAAAGTCAGACAAGTACAGCCCCGGTGGTTTTGTCCAAGgataa